The Gambusia affinis linkage group LG11, SWU_Gaff_1.0, whole genome shotgun sequence genome contains a region encoding:
- the arhgef7a gene encoding rho guanine nucleotide exchange factor 7a isoform X3, whose translation MNSAEQTVTWLITLGVLESPKKTISDPEAFLQSSLKDGVVLCKLLERLCPGSTEKIYPEPKNDGECLSNIKEFLKGCTSFRVEPFEASDLLLGLNFSKVLSSLVALNKVTADIGVGSDSVCARHSSAHRIKSFESLSSQASLGRSSKLLQNQFRSLVRVAHNEDMSENSGQQLLVKARFNFQQTNEDELTFTKGDIISVTRQEEGGWWEGILNGKTGWFPSNYVREIKGSDKQVSPKSGTLKSPPKGFDTSVISKTYYNLVLQNILETETEYSKDLQSLLTNYLRPLQNIDKLSSSDVALILGNLEEISTFQQMLVQSLEESTKLPESQQRVGSFFLNLMPQMKALYVGYCSNHPSAVNVLTQHGETLRDFMEGHGAVAPGILTLTTGLSKPFMRLDKYPTLLKELERHMEENHADRPDIVKCMGSFRNLSAQCQEVRKRKELELQILTETIRLWEGDDIKTLGSVIYMSQVLVQSPVSEEKNERYLMLFPHVLLMLSASPRMSGFIFQGKLPLTGMIVTKLEDCEAHKNAFELNGTMFDRLQVVCANQQDLQDWVEHLTRQIKHSAATAPSHKPLAVPCHTLPSHPLTPSRHAESRAMTVAPTYHTLPHPSSHGTTHSTMTWGPLEPPNTPKPWSLSCLRPAPPLRPSAALCYKEDLSKSPKSVKKLLPKRKPERKQSEEEFALRKSTAALEEDAQILKVIEAYCTSAKTRQTLNSTWQGTDLMHNHVLADMDQSCVDSPGRRSSVSRPELSSDLSEDSDYDSIWTSHSYRMGSVPRKSCISHQN comes from the exons atttatcCAGAGCCGAAGAACGACGGCGAGTGTCTGAGCAACATAAAGGAGTTTCTCAAGGGCTGCACATCGTTCCGCGTCGAG CCGTTTGAGGCCAGTGACCTTCTGCTGGGCCTGAACTTCTCCAAGGTGCTGAGCAGTCTGGTGGCCCTGAATAAAGTCACTGCAG ATATCGGCGTGGGGAGTGACTCAGTGTGCGCCCGACACTCTTCCGCCCACCGCATCAAGTCGTTCGAGTCGCTGTCCTCTCAGGCTTCGCTGGGCCGATCCTCCAAGCTGCTGCAGAACCAGTTTCGAAGTCTGGTGAGGGTTGCACACAACGAA GACATGTCGGAAAACAGCGGACAGCAGCTGCTGGTGAAGGCTCGCTTCAACTTCCAGCAGACCAACGAGGATGAGCTCACCTTTACCAAGGGTGACATCATCAGCGTGACCCGTCAGGAGGAGGGCGGCTGGTGGGAGGGGATACTCAACGGCAAGACTGGGTGGTTTCCTAGCAACTATGTGCGTGAAATCAAAGGCTCTG ATAAACAAGTATCCCCAAAGTCTGGCACCCTGAAGAGCCCACCGAAAGGCTTCGACACTTCTGTTATCAGCAAGACGTACTATAACCTG gtgttgcagaacattttagagacagagacagagtaTTCTAAGGACCTTCAAAGCCTCCTTACTAACTACCTGCGACCTCTCCAAAACATTGACAA GCTGAGCAGCTCCGACGTAGCTCTGATTCTGGGGAACCTGGAGGAGATCAGCACCTTCCAGCAGATGCTGGTCCAGTCACTGGAGGAGTCTACAAA GCTTCCAGAGAGCCAGCAAAGGGTGGGCAGCTTTTTCCTGAACCTCATGCCTCAGATGAAAGCGCTCTATGTCGGTTACTGTTCCAACCATCCCTCTGCTGTCAATGTGCTTACTCAACATGG TGAAACTCTTCGGGACTTTATGGAGGGCCACGGTGCAGTGGCTCCTGGGATCCTCACCCTGACCACTGGCCTCAGTAAACCATTCATGAGGCTCGACAAATACCCCACCTTACTCAAAGAGCTGGAGAGGCACATGGAG GAGAATCATGCAGACCGACCAGATATTGTGAAGTGCATGGGGTCTTTCAGGAACCTTTCA GCTCAGTGCCAGGAGGTGCGAAAACGAAAGGAGCTGGAGCTGCAGATTCTCACAGAGACCATCCGGCTGTGGGAGGGAGACGACATCAAGACCTTGGGCTCGGTGATATACATGAGCCAGGTGTTGGTCCAGAGTCCTGTGTCTGAG GAGAAGAATGAGCGCTACCTCATGCTGTTTCCTCACGTGCTCCTCATGCTGTCTGCTAGTCCCAGGATGAGCGGTTTCATATTCCAG GGAAAGCTGCCTTTGACTGGCATGATCGTGACCAAACTAGAAGACTGTGAAGCCCATAAAAATGCCTTTGAGCTAAATG GCACCATGTTTGACCGTCTTCAGGTGGTGTGTGCAAACCAGCAGGACCTGCAGGACTGGGTGGAGCATCTGACGAGACAGATCAAACACAGCGCCGCCACGGCCCCCAGTCACAAACCGCTCGCTGTCCCCTGTCACACG CTCCCATCTCATCCTCTCACCCCGTCCCGGCATGCTGAGAGCAGGGCCATGACTGTGGCTCCCACCTACCACACCCTGCCTCACCCATCCTCTCATGGGACGACCCACAGCACAATGACATGGGGCCCCCTGGAGCCACCAAACACCCCCAAACCCTGGAGCCTGAGCTGCCTGCGACCCGCGCCGCCGTTACGGCCCTCTGCTGCACTCTGCTACAAAGAG GATCTCAGTAAAAGTCCAAAGAGTGTGAAGAAACTCCTTCCCAAACGCaaacctgagagaaaacagTCTGAAGAGGAATTTGCTCTAAGGAAGA GTACGGCCGCTCTGGAAGAAGACGCCCAGATCCTGAAAGTTATTGAGGCGTACTGCACCAGCGCCAAAACCAGGCAGACTCTGAACTCCA CATGGCAGGGCACAGACCTGATGCACAACCACGTGCTTGCCGACATGGACCAGTCCTGCGTGGACTCGCCGGGCCGCCGCAGCAGCGTGTCTCGGCCAGAGCTGAGCTCCGATCTGTCGGAGGACTCCGACTACGACTCCATCTGGACCAGCCACAGTTACAGGATGGGATCGGTGCCGCGAAAGAGTTGCATCTCCCATCAGAACTAG